The Hallerella porci region GATTCTATTTCAAACTTTCGTCAATTTTTGTATTTTTTCTTTTTAAAAACAACATTTTCGTCGTCTTTTAATTTTTTGTTTTAAAGGCTATTTATGGAAACTATCGCCGAACTGGATCAGGCTGCGAAAGCGGAACTGGCGCAACTCGCCCAGCTCCCCGCTATCACCATGAAAGAAAAGCGCACGATTACGCCGCAAACCGCTGCGGAACTTGCTCCGCTTTCTCGACGCACTACGATGGACGAAACCAATTTAGGTTTTACCGAAGCGCAAGCCCGCTTAGAAGCGAATCGTTGCCTCAAATGCAAAAAGCCTTCGTGCACTCCCGCTTGCCCAATCGGCATGCCGATTCCCGAATATTTGGAACGCGTCGCCGCCGGAGATTTTCAAGGTGCAATCGACATTATCCGCAGCACTTCGCTTATTCCTTCGATTTGTAGCCGCGTTTGTCCGCACGAACGTCAATGCGAATCGAGCTGCACTTTGGGAAAACTTTTGAAAGACCCGAAAAAAGGCGTTCACTTGGGAAATATGGAACGCTTTTGCGCAGATTATGAACGCGAACATTTGGGCGGAAAAAAGCCGCTTCCCGTCGGCGCAAACACCGGAAAGAAAATCGCGATCATCGGCTCGGGCCCCGCAAGCATCGGCGCTGCAATCGATTTTCGCGCTTTCGGTCATCAAGTTGAAATTTTTGAAGAATACGATCAACTCGGCGGCGTTCTCCGCTACGGCATTCCCGAATTCCGTTTGCCGAAGAAAATTTTGGATTACGAAATTGCAACGCTAAAACAAATGGGCGTCATCTGCCACACGAAAGTCCACGTCGGAAAAGATGTTTCTATCGATGAACTTTTGCTGCAAGGTTTTGACGCAGTTTTCGTCGGGAACGGTGCAAGCCTTCCGTCGGTTCCGAAAATTCCGGGAATCGATTTGAAAGGAGTCTTTAACGCGAAAGATTATTTGGAAAGAGCGAACCGCGGCGCCGCTTTGGAATCGGGGAAAAATGTCATCGTCGTCGGCGGTGGAAATGTCGCGATGGACGCAGCCCGCATGGCTTTCCGTTTGGGCGCAGAAAAAGTGCGATTCGTTTACCGCAGAACCCGCGAACAAATGCCCGCTTGCTCCGAAGAAATTCACGATGCAACTTCGGAAGGCGCAGAAATTGTCGAACTTAGAAATCCGTGCGAACTCATCGGTGACGAAAACGGCCGCGTGAAACAAGCAAAGCTCGATGTTTTCACTCTCGGCGAACCCGACGAAAAAGGTCGCCCCGCTCCGGTCAAAGTCGAAGGCGAATCAGAAATGATCGATTGCGACACCGTCGTCCTCGCCATCGGAAGCAAAACGGCAACCGACGTTCTCGATTCTGCAAGCGAAGACTCGAAGAAAAAAGTCTACGTCGCAGGCGATGCGCTCTACGGCCCAAAAACCGTTGTCTTAGCCATTCGCACCGGCCGCGAAACCGCCGCCCAAATCCACAAAGATTTAATGGGCTAAGAATTCACTTCAAAAAAGAAAAGCGTCTCCAAAGAGGCGCCTTTTTTTGATGGGAAATTAAATTACTTTTTTAAAAGATTAAGCACTTCTTGAATTGAATCACAAGCACTTTCAAATGAAATTTCTTTTATACTTTGATTTTGAAATCCTCTCCAAAAATCTTTCTTGCATGTAATTTTGTAAAACAAGTTGACTCGTAATTCGCTTTTCTTGTGCAATTTTCTTTACCCGAGCTTTGAGTTGCATTGAATTTTTTACTGTCATAAAAGCACCTCTAGATAGTTCAAAATTTTAGGTTTTACTCGAAGTTTTTCTGCATATCCAATCAATTTTTGAAAATTCTTTTCTTTAGATTGCACATATTTTTTCATCGCTTTTCCAATCAGCTGAAT contains the following coding sequences:
- a CDS encoding NAD(P)-dependent oxidoreductase; its protein translation is METIAELDQAAKAELAQLAQLPAITMKEKRTITPQTAAELAPLSRRTTMDETNLGFTEAQARLEANRCLKCKKPSCTPACPIGMPIPEYLERVAAGDFQGAIDIIRSTSLIPSICSRVCPHERQCESSCTLGKLLKDPKKGVHLGNMERFCADYEREHLGGKKPLPVGANTGKKIAIIGSGPASIGAAIDFRAFGHQVEIFEEYDQLGGVLRYGIPEFRLPKKILDYEIATLKQMGVICHTKVHVGKDVSIDELLLQGFDAVFVGNGASLPSVPKIPGIDLKGVFNAKDYLERANRGAALESGKNVIVVGGGNVAMDAARMAFRLGAEKVRFVYRRTREQMPACSEEIHDATSEGAEIVELRNPCELIGDENGRVKQAKLDVFTLGEPDEKGRPAPVKVEGESEMIDCDTVVLAIGSKTATDVLDSASEDSKKKVYVAGDALYGPKTVVLAIRTGRETAAQIHKDLMG